One Roseimaritima multifibrata DNA window includes the following coding sequences:
- a CDS encoding M16 family metallopeptidase: MPWLRTAAFSLCLPAGVQRETEHLAGLSGLVCEMVQRGAGSRNSRDLAAVQDHLGMDRSAGVSTAHVSFGAAMPADSLDSALEIYADVSRRPHLPADQLEDAQAVALQELHAISDEPTQRVMTLLKTLHYGPLLGRSIYGSEKGLTAVTSDHIRNFYTQFYQSSGAILAIAGNFDWDKTLEQVERLWGDWQSKPPQPIPPQETPPALYKHLQHASQQTHIAFAYPAVSFGHKDYFALRAGMGVLSDGMSSRLFDRVREQRGLCYSVSAGCHSLKGIGGVFGYAGTTVERAQETLDVTLREIKAIVDGVDEDELRRLKVRVQSNLIMEQESSASRASSMVSDWYHLGRVMPAQELEDRIESITSDDIVRYWNEHPPTNFRIVTLGPNPLSVAQA, from the coding sequence ATGCCCTGGCTTCGAACCGCAGCGTTTTCGCTTTGCTTACCTGCCGGAGTCCAGCGAGAAACAGAGCATTTGGCTGGATTGTCGGGCCTCGTCTGCGAAATGGTTCAGCGTGGAGCGGGCAGCCGTAACAGCCGGGACCTAGCTGCCGTTCAAGATCACTTGGGGATGGATCGATCGGCCGGCGTTTCCACCGCACACGTCTCCTTTGGAGCGGCGATGCCAGCCGACTCGCTTGATTCGGCGTTGGAGATCTATGCCGATGTTTCCCGCCGGCCGCATCTCCCTGCGGACCAACTGGAAGACGCTCAAGCGGTCGCCCTGCAAGAACTGCACGCGATCAGTGATGAACCGACTCAGCGTGTGATGACATTGCTGAAAACCTTGCACTATGGCCCGCTGCTAGGAAGAAGCATCTACGGGTCCGAAAAGGGACTGACCGCGGTCACCTCCGATCATATCCGGAACTTCTACACTCAGTTCTATCAGTCCTCCGGAGCGATCTTGGCGATCGCGGGGAACTTTGATTGGGACAAAACGCTGGAACAGGTCGAACGGCTGTGGGGCGATTGGCAATCCAAACCACCGCAACCGATTCCCCCACAAGAAACTCCGCCAGCGCTCTACAAACACCTGCAACACGCTTCGCAACAAACCCATATCGCGTTCGCTTATCCAGCGGTTTCCTTTGGGCACAAAGACTATTTTGCTTTGCGAGCTGGGATGGGGGTTCTGAGCGACGGGATGAGCAGCCGATTGTTCGACCGTGTTCGTGAGCAGCGTGGACTGTGTTACTCCGTTTCGGCCGGTTGCCATTCGCTAAAAGGAATCGGCGGCGTTTTTGGGTATGCGGGAACGACCGTCGAACGCGCTCAAGAAACGCTTGATGTCACCCTGCGAGAAATCAAAGCGATTGTCGACGGAGTCGACGAGGACGAACTGCGACGCTTAAAGGTTCGCGTCCAAAGCAACTTGATCATGGAGCAAGAATCAAGTGCGTCGCGGGCTTCATCGATGGTCAGTGACTGGTACCACCTTGGTCGAGTCATGCCAGCACAGGAGCTGGAAGACCGAATTGAATCGATCACCAGCGACGATATCGTCCGCTACTGGAACGAACATCCGCCAACCAATTTCCGCATCGTGACCCTCGGCCCCAACCCGCTCTCCGTCGCCCAGGCCTGA
- a CDS encoding bifunctional folylpolyglutamate synthase/dihydrofolate synthase — translation MSEESQPFGPPAPHDPELQKAMEYLYGQINYERVANPGHPFRLARMRSLLNQLGNPDRDLVIVHIGGTKGKGSTSTMVAAMLTSGGVRTGLYTSPHLNQLGERFRVDGKPCAGPELVSLVAAVREAAERLERDGKGAVTFFELTTAIGLLHFKRSGCRAAVLEVGLGGRLDSTNVCTPEITALTSVGLDHQHILGERVEQIALEKAGIFKAGIPAISGVASGPAADVIHQVAESVGAPLFVRERDFKVTEQGKAKDWGILFDYSSKLEGGIDRSSWSLPLEGAHQAENAAVALAIVDALAAKGSVSVSLEDQRSGLENVFCPARIERFQGSPTVLLDAAHNDDSVAALVQVIERRRGGRRVAVLFGTSQDKDATAQLKRLLPVCENLVITRFHENPRWQNPEKLLAICEELASENAAQGDSGEIVSSHWVRQDDPVTGLALASQLAGPDGLVVVCGSFFLAAELRPLLVSGRSQNVPARGIREG, via the coding sequence TTGTCCGAAGAATCGCAGCCTTTTGGCCCCCCGGCCCCCCATGATCCAGAGCTCCAGAAAGCGATGGAGTACCTGTATGGGCAGATTAATTATGAACGAGTGGCCAATCCTGGGCATCCGTTCCGGTTGGCCCGAATGCGCAGTTTGCTGAACCAGCTGGGAAATCCCGACCGTGACCTGGTGATTGTCCATATCGGTGGGACCAAGGGGAAAGGGAGCACGTCGACGATGGTCGCCGCCATGCTGACGTCCGGAGGTGTCCGCACCGGTCTGTACACATCGCCCCACTTAAATCAGCTGGGGGAGCGATTTCGAGTCGATGGAAAGCCCTGTGCGGGGCCCGAATTGGTCTCGCTGGTCGCCGCTGTGCGAGAGGCCGCTGAGCGGCTGGAACGAGACGGCAAGGGAGCGGTGACGTTCTTCGAGCTGACAACGGCGATTGGATTGCTGCACTTTAAGCGTAGCGGTTGCCGGGCGGCCGTCCTGGAGGTTGGCCTGGGAGGGCGGCTGGATAGCACAAACGTCTGTACGCCTGAAATCACCGCTCTCACCTCGGTCGGCCTGGACCATCAGCATATCCTGGGGGAACGCGTCGAGCAGATCGCGTTGGAAAAAGCAGGGATTTTCAAGGCTGGTATCCCGGCGATCAGTGGAGTCGCATCCGGTCCGGCCGCGGATGTCATTCATCAGGTGGCAGAGAGTGTCGGAGCCCCGCTGTTCGTCCGCGAGCGAGATTTTAAGGTGACGGAACAGGGGAAAGCCAAGGATTGGGGGATCCTGTTCGATTATTCATCAAAACTTGAGGGGGGAATCGACCGGAGTTCCTGGAGTCTCCCGCTGGAAGGGGCACATCAAGCCGAAAACGCAGCGGTAGCCTTGGCAATCGTGGATGCCCTGGCCGCCAAAGGAAGCGTGTCCGTTTCCTTGGAAGATCAGCGATCGGGGTTGGAAAACGTCTTCTGCCCGGCTCGGATCGAGCGATTTCAGGGGAGCCCGACGGTGCTGCTGGATGCGGCTCACAATGATGATTCCGTCGCTGCATTGGTGCAGGTCATTGAACGAAGACGCGGCGGACGACGCGTCGCGGTCCTGTTTGGCACCAGCCAGGACAAAGACGCGACAGCTCAGCTAAAACGGTTGCTGCCCGTCTGTGAAAATCTGGTGATCACTCGCTTTCACGAGAATCCTCGTTGGCAAAATCCGGAAAAATTGCTCGCCATTTGCGAGGAATTAGCGTCGGAGAATGCCGCCCAGGGGGATTCCGGCGAAATCGTATCGTCTCATTGGGTTCGGCAGGACGATCCGGTCACGGGGCTGGCTTTAGCCAGTCAATTAGCAGGTCCCGACGGATTGGTCGTCGTGTGTGGCTCCTTTTTCCTCGCCGCAGAGCTGCGTCCGCTGCTGGTGAGCGGTAGGTCTCAAAACGTCCCAGCCCGCGGCATCCGCGAAGGATAG
- a CDS encoding TPR end-of-group domain-containing protein — protein MNDNRFQGRRQLETAEGYLQLITSVASKWGLRRSLRDRLAIKALRIAGNSPVDSGHAWRRLFVMGQALRILRKYRAASRHLLRAAQLEPKRSEIWVALAWSLRRSGRLQNAVTAVTRGLYYTPDSPGLHFNLACYLAQQGETDEAVTELEWALDLDPELRRKVDAERDFDPIRFDPAFQVINQYVI, from the coding sequence ATGAACGACAATCGCTTTCAGGGTCGCCGACAACTTGAGACGGCTGAAGGCTATTTGCAGTTAATTACGTCGGTCGCCAGTAAATGGGGCCTACGACGGTCATTGCGAGATCGGTTAGCTATCAAAGCTCTTCGGATCGCAGGAAACTCACCTGTTGATAGCGGGCATGCATGGCGTCGATTGTTTGTCATGGGACAAGCTCTGCGGATTTTACGCAAATACCGAGCTGCCTCGCGGCATCTTTTACGAGCCGCCCAGTTGGAACCGAAACGTTCCGAAATTTGGGTCGCCCTGGCGTGGTCCCTGCGACGGTCGGGACGTCTTCAAAATGCGGTCACCGCGGTCACGCGTGGCTTGTACTATACCCCGGACAGTCCTGGACTCCATTTCAACCTTGCGTGTTATCTGGCGCAACAGGGTGAAACGGATGAAGCGGTCACCGAACTGGAATGGGCGCTCGATCTGGATCCAGAATTGCGTCGCAAAGTCGATGCCGAGCGAGACTTCGATCCGATCCGGTTCGACCCCGCCTTTCAGGTCATCAATCAGTACGTGATCTAA
- a CDS encoding aldehyde dehydrogenase (NADP(+)), with product MATETKQVLINGSWRNAELADGKTFQATNPNTNEPLPAVFPVSAWSDCDAALEAAAAAATELRRIPREKIAAFLKDYADRIEAAADTLVEAAFNETGLARSPRLGGVELPRTSNQLRLAAAATVQGDWASAVIDTASGIRSCFESLGPICVFGPNNFPFAFNSVAGGDFAAAIAAGNPVIAKANSSHPETTRLLAEQAFAAAQANGLPAATVQLIYRTGHADGERMVSDPRCGATGYTGSRSAGLALKAAADRSGKPIYLELSSVNPVAITPAALQQRGAEIADEFMTSVLMGTGQFCTNPGMVLLIEDPATETFVSTVTERFAAAPAGTLLSPAVATSLSKSVQILVDAGAERLAGDGKAETDRCAVSNTLLKCSAEQFLTDPETFQTEAFGNASLLVVAKDLDQATSVLDQLEGNLTGCLYTATDDSDEAAYDQLAFALTPRVGRLLNDKMPTGVAVSPAMNHGGPFPATGHPGFTAVGIPAAISRFAKLTSYDNVRDSRLPALLANKNPTGSTWRYVDGNWQQGDVAG from the coding sequence ATGGCTACTGAGACTAAACAGGTTCTGATTAATGGCTCTTGGCGCAATGCTGAACTGGCCGACGGAAAAACATTCCAAGCGACCAACCCGAACACGAACGAACCGCTTCCGGCGGTCTTTCCCGTAAGTGCTTGGAGCGACTGCGATGCGGCTCTGGAAGCTGCCGCAGCGGCGGCCACCGAACTTCGCCGCATCCCCCGCGAAAAGATCGCTGCGTTCCTAAAAGATTATGCCGATCGGATCGAAGCCGCCGCAGACACTTTGGTGGAAGCCGCGTTTAACGAAACGGGATTGGCTCGCAGCCCGCGACTGGGCGGCGTAGAACTTCCCCGTACCAGCAACCAGCTTCGCTTAGCCGCAGCCGCCACGGTCCAAGGCGACTGGGCCTCGGCCGTCATCGATACCGCCAGCGGCATCCGCTCTTGCTTTGAATCCCTTGGCCCTATCTGTGTGTTTGGGCCAAACAATTTTCCGTTTGCATTTAACAGCGTCGCCGGTGGCGATTTTGCAGCGGCGATTGCAGCGGGCAACCCGGTGATCGCCAAAGCCAATTCATCGCACCCTGAAACGACTCGACTGCTGGCCGAGCAAGCCTTTGCGGCGGCCCAAGCAAACGGACTGCCTGCAGCGACCGTCCAGTTGATCTATCGAACCGGACACGCCGATGGCGAACGGATGGTTTCGGATCCTCGCTGCGGGGCAACAGGCTATACGGGAAGCCGCAGCGCCGGCCTGGCACTGAAAGCGGCCGCCGACCGCAGCGGCAAACCGATCTACTTGGAATTGTCCAGCGTCAATCCTGTCGCCATCACTCCCGCTGCCCTCCAGCAGCGAGGGGCCGAGATCGCTGACGAATTCATGACCAGCGTGCTGATGGGAACCGGACAGTTTTGCACCAACCCGGGGATGGTCCTGCTGATCGAAGATCCCGCGACAGAAACCTTTGTATCGACCGTCACCGAACGCTTCGCAGCGGCACCCGCGGGAACATTGCTTTCGCCTGCAGTCGCAACTTCGCTAAGCAAAAGCGTCCAGATTTTGGTCGATGCCGGAGCCGAGCGATTGGCCGGCGATGGGAAAGCGGAAACCGACCGCTGTGCGGTATCCAACACCCTGCTGAAATGTTCGGCGGAACAGTTCTTAACCGATCCTGAAACCTTCCAAACCGAAGCTTTTGGGAACGCCTCTTTGCTGGTGGTGGCAAAAGACCTTGATCAGGCAACCTCCGTGCTGGACCAATTAGAAGGCAACCTTACCGGCTGCCTATACACAGCAACCGACGACAGTGACGAAGCGGCTTATGACCAACTGGCCTTCGCGCTGACACCACGCGTCGGACGATTGCTGAACGACAAAATGCCTACCGGTGTCGCCGTCAGCCCCGCAATGAATCACGGTGGCCCCTTCCCAGCGACCGGTCATCCCGGTTTCACTGCGGTCGGAATCCCCGCGGCGATTTCCCGGTTTGCCAAACTGACCAGTTACGACAACGTGCGTGACAGCCGACTGCCCGCATTGCTGGCGAACAAAAACCCAACCGGGTCGACTTGGCGGTATGTCGACGGAAATTGGCAACAAGGCGACGTCGCCGGTTGA
- a CDS encoding fumarylacetoacetate hydrolase family protein — MKIAKYLDDTGIAAVGRIDEQTLVPLDLKAKGLQRLSDLLDEPNPSETIRSLPSGTPIPLANVSWLPPIDDQEVWAAGVTYRRSQTARMEESTAAASCYDRVYTADRPELFFKATASRVRGHQQPLRIRSDATWNVPEPEITLILSSQLKIVGYTIGNDMSSRDIEGENPLYLPQAKCYDASAGLGPWLTITDELPQGEDLWVRLAVERQQKTVFEGRTSAAELARGFEDLVSWLGRDNSFPNGAFLMTGTGIVPDSSFTLNVDDVVHISINGVGTLSNSIIQG; from the coding sequence ATGAAAATTGCAAAATATTTAGACGACACCGGAATTGCCGCAGTCGGACGGATTGATGAGCAGACACTTGTGCCTCTGGATCTTAAGGCAAAGGGGCTGCAACGATTGTCCGACCTGCTGGACGAACCCAACCCCAGCGAAACGATTCGGTCGCTACCTTCGGGAACACCGATTCCACTTGCCAATGTTTCTTGGCTGCCACCGATCGATGACCAAGAAGTCTGGGCAGCGGGCGTCACGTATCGCCGGAGCCAAACGGCGCGGATGGAAGAGTCGACCGCTGCAGCTTCATGTTACGACCGCGTTTATACCGCCGATCGTCCGGAACTGTTTTTCAAGGCGACCGCCAGCCGAGTCCGCGGGCACCAACAACCGCTGCGAATCCGCAGCGATGCAACCTGGAACGTACCGGAACCTGAAATCACCCTGATTCTTTCCAGTCAATTGAAGATCGTTGGTTACACGATCGGCAACGACATGAGCTCACGAGACATCGAGGGTGAAAACCCGCTTTATCTGCCTCAAGCCAAATGCTACGACGCTTCGGCGGGTCTTGGCCCCTGGTTAACGATCACGGACGAACTTCCTCAAGGCGAAGACCTGTGGGTCCGCCTTGCTGTCGAACGCCAGCAGAAAACCGTTTTCGAAGGGCGTACCTCTGCAGCCGAACTGGCGCGAGGATTTGAAGATCTGGTGAGTTGGCTGGGACGCGACAATTCCTTTCCCAACGGCGCTTTCTTGATGACCGGAACGGGAATCGTCCCCGACAGTTCGTTTACATTAAACGTTGACGACGTGGTCCATATCTCGATCAATGGTGTCGGGACCCTTTCGAATTCCATCATCCAAGGCTAA
- a CDS encoding PA0069 family radical SAM protein, whose translation MRHGSNIDPPNRFHSIHTESDFEQLHEEDPHHANHLRRPIEYLPDDSQSIVSKNNSPDISFQYSLNPYRGCVHACSYCYARPTHEYLGLNAGLDFETKIIVKKEAASLLRSFLMRKAWEPAPIVFSGVTDCYQPAEREFQLTRQCLQVAAEFQQPIGIITKNALVTRDIDLLGPLAAKGLAKVFLSINSLDAELARKMEPRTSTPLARLRAMEELTAAGIPVGVMVAPMIPGLNDDQIRPVLEAAKKAGATAANYTLLRLPLTVEPVFVEWLERTFPDAAEKILGRIEQTREGKLNRSEFNQRMFGSGVVAQQIRALFNAMSKKLELPRRLPSLETKHFQRPSTDGQMQLFE comes from the coding sequence ATGCGTCATGGTTCGAACATTGATCCACCCAACCGTTTTCATAGCATCCATACCGAATCGGACTTCGAACAATTACACGAAGAGGATCCGCATCATGCGAACCATCTTCGCCGCCCGATTGAATACCTTCCCGATGATTCGCAGAGCATTGTTTCCAAGAACAATTCTCCCGACATTTCTTTTCAGTACAGCCTGAATCCGTACCGAGGCTGCGTGCATGCTTGTTCCTATTGCTACGCTCGACCGACTCACGAGTACCTCGGCCTAAACGCGGGGCTTGATTTTGAAACCAAGATCATCGTGAAGAAAGAGGCGGCTAGCCTGCTTCGCAGCTTCTTGATGCGCAAGGCCTGGGAACCTGCCCCGATCGTCTTCTCCGGCGTCACGGACTGTTACCAACCGGCCGAACGCGAATTCCAGCTCACCCGACAATGTTTACAGGTCGCTGCCGAATTCCAACAGCCGATCGGGATCATCACAAAAAACGCACTTGTGACTCGAGACATCGATTTGCTGGGCCCCTTAGCAGCCAAAGGATTGGCCAAAGTATTCCTATCGATCAATTCGCTGGATGCCGAACTGGCGCGAAAAATGGAACCACGCACCAGTACGCCGCTGGCCAGGCTAAGGGCAATGGAAGAACTGACTGCGGCGGGGATCCCGGTCGGCGTGATGGTTGCGCCCATGATCCCTGGATTAAACGACGACCAGATTCGCCCGGTACTGGAAGCCGCAAAGAAAGCCGGAGCGACCGCGGCCAATTATACGCTTCTGCGGTTACCACTCACCGTGGAACCAGTATTTGTGGAATGGTTGGAAAGAACCTTTCCCGATGCGGCTGAAAAAATTCTGGGGCGAATCGAGCAAACGCGTGAAGGCAAACTGAATCGCTCGGAATTCAATCAACGCATGTTTGGCAGCGGAGTCGTCGCCCAACAGATCCGGGCCTTGTTTAACGCGATGAGCAAAAAGCTGGAATTGCCGCGGCGATTGCCCAGCCTGGAAACCAAACATTTCCAGCGTCCCAGCACCGACGGCCAAATGCAGCTTTTTGAGTAG
- a CDS encoding ABC transporter permease: protein MMTLQPEDFWTYSEWLLRPNAFLQSALLQGIVLILMAIVAGLIVGYFIAALRKGPSEGFYSVARVIRELFTKDLPGTSVARVYALSRLAFKEAIRRKVLVVAAIFVVGLLFAGWYLNPSSNDPARLYISFVLTATNYLILILALFISAFSLPADIQNKTIYTIVTKPVRATEIVLGRIGGFVAVGTCLLAPMGIASYFFVTRGLDHDHAGVEQIEQLPDGTFVGKTTFDRNHQHTFTLFEDEEGNLIGETNVARGHQHTIRRDKGSEDYVISAPLGGLTARVPSYGDLYFLSRDGQESSQGIDTGYEKTSGGYGSAGLERLFGKTSQAKRIEFGYVEGGSLGAGIYTFYNVTPDRYQDFITLQFNLRAYRAHKGIIDQGLRATITLRNPETGAVSDPRTFVVQEYQVDEYQLPLTIEGNDGEENRELNVFEDLVTEDGTLQLELRCLDRGQYLGMTRGDVFLRPHETSFAWNLTKAYFSIWLQMVMVISFGVMFSTFLNGPVAMLMTFVCVLMGFSAERIYDVRHYLDTNQDMGGGPVESLIRLVRQDAMTTELDVDPLTAKIVKGIDLVAVYSMDALATSLPNLPKMLETAEYAAGGFDIFDSLLLRHATTTFCYFLLAFLISYFCLKTREIAA from the coding sequence ATGATGACGCTTCAGCCTGAAGATTTTTGGACGTACAGCGAATGGCTGCTTCGTCCTAATGCTTTTTTACAAAGTGCACTGCTGCAAGGAATCGTTCTGATCCTGATGGCGATTGTCGCCGGACTGATCGTCGGCTATTTCATCGCGGCACTTCGCAAAGGCCCCAGCGAAGGTTTCTATTCGGTGGCTCGCGTCATTCGCGAACTGTTTACGAAAGACCTGCCCGGAACCTCGGTTGCTCGAGTTTACGCACTAAGTCGCCTAGCCTTTAAAGAAGCGATTCGCCGCAAAGTCCTTGTGGTCGCCGCCATTTTTGTGGTTGGTTTACTTTTTGCCGGTTGGTACCTAAATCCCAGCAGCAACGACCCTGCTAGGCTTTACATCAGCTTTGTGCTGACAGCGACGAACTATCTGATTTTGATTCTGGCATTATTTATCAGTGCTTTCAGCCTGCCAGCGGATATTCAAAACAAGACGATCTACACCATTGTCACCAAGCCCGTCCGAGCCACTGAAATTGTGCTTGGTAGGATCGGTGGATTTGTCGCCGTGGGAACGTGCTTGCTTGCTCCAATGGGCATCGCCAGCTATTTCTTTGTGACTCGCGGGCTGGACCATGACCATGCTGGCGTCGAACAGATCGAGCAACTGCCCGATGGTACGTTTGTTGGCAAGACAACCTTTGATCGCAATCATCAACACACCTTCACGCTCTTCGAGGACGAAGAGGGCAACCTGATCGGTGAAACCAATGTCGCTCGCGGCCATCAACACACGATCCGCCGCGACAAAGGTTCGGAAGATTACGTTATCTCCGCACCCCTTGGTGGCTTAACCGCTCGAGTCCCCTCTTATGGCGATCTTTATTTCCTCAGCCGCGACGGCCAGGAAAGCAGCCAGGGGATCGACACCGGCTACGAAAAAACGAGTGGTGGATACGGTAGTGCTGGTTTGGAACGTTTGTTTGGCAAAACCAGCCAAGCCAAACGTATCGAATTCGGGTATGTCGAAGGGGGAAGCCTGGGAGCCGGGATCTATACGTTCTACAACGTGACTCCTGATCGTTACCAAGATTTCATCACCCTGCAGTTCAACTTGCGAGCCTACCGTGCTCACAAGGGAATCATCGACCAAGGCTTGCGAGCAACGATCACGCTGCGGAACCCTGAAACGGGAGCCGTCAGCGATCCACGCACCTTTGTCGTCCAGGAATACCAAGTCGACGAATACCAGTTGCCTCTCACCATCGAAGGAAACGACGGAGAGGAAAATCGCGAACTGAATGTTTTCGAAGACTTGGTTACCGAAGACGGAACACTACAGCTAGAACTGCGTTGCTTGGACCGCGGACAATACCTCGGCATGACACGCGGAGACGTTTTCTTGCGTCCTCACGAAACGTCGTTTGCCTGGAACCTGACCAAGGCCTACTTCTCGATCTGGCTGCAGATGGTCATGGTGATTTCCTTTGGCGTCATGTTCAGTACTTTCCTGAACGGGCCGGTCGCGATGCTGATGACCTTTGTCTGCGTATTGATGGGGTTCTCCGCCGAACGGATCTACGACGTCCGGCATTACCTCGATACGAACCAAGACATGGGAGGTGGGCCGGTTGAATCATTGATCCGCTTGGTACGCCAGGATGCGATGACGACCGAACTGGACGTCGATCCATTGACGGCGAAAATCGTAAAAGGAATCGACTTGGTCGCGGTCTATAGCATGGACGCGTTGGCCACTTCGCTTCCCAACCTGCCGAAGATGTTAGAAACAGCGGAATACGCAGCGGGTGGCTTTGACATCTTTGACAGCCTGCTGTTAAGGCATGCGACCACAACGTTCTGCTACTTTTTACTCGCGTTCTTAATTAGTTACTTCTGTCTTAAGACTAGGGAGATCGCAGCATGA
- a CDS encoding ABC transporter ATP-binding protein: protein METEQASSVAESSQSTATSREVVIETRNLSKIYRDFWGRKKVHALKSLDIEVQKGEIFGLLGPNGSGKSTTIKLILGLLFPTSGRVLVFDKDATETSKNERIGYLPEESYLYKFLTAEETLDFYGRLFNMSAAERKKRVSELIKLVGLESARHRQLREYSKGMTRRVGLAQALINDPDLIMLDEPTTGLDPIGTREMKDLILSLRDQGKTILLCSHQLADVQDVCDRVAILHQGELKEMGRVSDLLKVQDVTEVHARGLTEEAKTEIKELIQRHGGKLESIDNPTATMEDLFLNIVRESESRPGARRLSTASETDGSNESNKKSSDSADSSGEGA from the coding sequence GTGGAGACTGAACAAGCATCCTCCGTCGCAGAATCCTCCCAATCAACCGCTACCAGTCGCGAAGTGGTGATTGAAACACGTAACCTGAGCAAGATATACCGGGACTTCTGGGGCCGGAAGAAGGTCCATGCGCTAAAAAGTTTGGATATCGAGGTCCAAAAAGGTGAAATCTTTGGACTTTTGGGACCAAACGGCAGTGGTAAATCGACCACGATCAAGCTGATCCTGGGCCTGCTATTCCCCACCAGCGGAAGGGTTCTGGTCTTTGACAAGGACGCCACCGAGACCAGCAAGAACGAACGGATCGGCTACCTGCCGGAAGAATCCTACCTCTATAAATTTTTGACCGCTGAAGAAACGCTTGATTTCTACGGCCGGTTGTTCAATATGTCGGCGGCCGAGCGAAAGAAACGGGTCAGCGAACTGATCAAGTTGGTGGGGCTGGAATCGGCTCGCCATCGTCAGCTTCGCGAATACTCCAAAGGGATGACTCGACGCGTCGGGTTGGCTCAGGCTCTGATCAACGACCCTGACCTGATCATGCTGGACGAACCGACCACCGGCTTGGACCCGATCGGAACGCGAGAGATGAAGGATTTGATCCTTAGTCTTCGCGACCAAGGGAAAACGATCCTGCTGTGCAGCCACCAACTGGCCGACGTCCAAGACGTTTGTGACCGCGTCGCGATTCTGCACCAAGGTGAACTGAAAGAAATGGGCCGCGTCAGCGATTTGCTGAAGGTTCAAGACGTTACCGAGGTTCACGCTCGCGGACTGACCGAAGAAGCCAAGACCGAAATCAAAGAACTGATTCAGCGTCACGGTGGCAAACTGGAATCGATCGATAATCCGACCGCAACGATGGAGGACCTATTCCTCAATATCGTTCGCGAAAGCGAATCCCGCCCTGGAGCTCGTCGCTTGTCGACGGCTTCCGAAACCGACGGATCGAATGAGTCGAACAAGAAGAGTAGTGATTCAGCCGATTCCAGTGGCGAGGGCGCTTAA
- a CDS encoding D-alanine--D-alanine ligase family protein, which yields MSKATRVLMLVRDGHVPPETTEGFSEKEIDAWKAEFDVADTLKSMGHEILPLGVYDDLAPIRQAIQEFQPDITFMLLEEFHGVVTYDQAVTSYLELMRQPYTGCNPRGLLLSKDKSLCKKILTYHRIPTPKFAVFPIGRRIRRPQRLPFPLFVKSATEDASLGISRASIVHSDEALVERVKYLHGLTGGDVIAEQYIDGRELYVGVIGNERLQTFTTWELLFSKTPADQPKIATRSVKWNRKYQERHGIETKAAENLPEGVAKRIPSICKRVYRALGMSGYARMDLRVTEDGQIYVIEANANPNIEFGEDFSESAESSGISYEKLLQRIINLGLSYKAPWQG from the coding sequence ATGAGTAAAGCGACGCGAGTTCTGATGCTGGTCCGCGACGGACATGTCCCCCCTGAAACGACGGAAGGCTTCAGCGAAAAAGAAATCGATGCATGGAAAGCCGAATTCGATGTCGCTGACACCTTGAAATCGATGGGGCACGAAATCCTGCCTCTTGGAGTCTACGATGACTTGGCACCGATCCGCCAAGCGATCCAAGAATTCCAACCCGACATTACCTTCATGCTACTGGAAGAATTCCACGGCGTCGTCACGTACGACCAAGCGGTCACCAGCTACCTTGAATTGATGCGGCAGCCCTACACCGGCTGCAATCCACGCGGCTTGTTGCTTTCCAAAGACAAATCGCTTTGCAAAAAAATCCTGACCTATCACCGGATCCCCACGCCCAAGTTTGCGGTCTTTCCGATTGGCCGCCGCATCCGCCGACCACAGCGACTGCCTTTCCCGCTGTTCGTCAAATCGGCAACCGAAGATGCGTCGCTGGGAATTTCACGAGCTTCGATCGTCCATAGCGATGAAGCCCTGGTTGAACGAGTGAAATACCTGCATGGGCTGACAGGCGGAGACGTGATCGCCGAACAGTACATCGATGGCCGCGAACTCTATGTCGGAGTGATCGGCAACGAACGATTGCAAACGTTCACCACCTGGGAATTACTCTTCTCGAAAACTCCGGCCGATCAACCCAAAATCGCGACCCGGAGCGTCAAGTGGAATCGCAAATACCAAGAGCGTCATGGGATCGAAACCAAGGCTGCCGAAAACCTGCCCGAAGGAGTTGCCAAGCGAATCCCTTCGATCTGCAAACGGGTCTACCGAGCGTTGGGCATGAGCGGGTATGCCCGCATGGACCTGCGAGTCACCGAGGATGGGCAGATCTACGTCATCGAAGCAAACGCCAATCCCAATATCGAATTCGGCGAAGACTTCAGCGAGTCGGCCGAAAGCAGTGGTATCTCTTATGAAAAACTGCTGCAGCGAATCATTAACCTAGGGCTAAGCTACAAAGCACCCTGGCAAGGTTAG